In the Malaya genurostris strain Urasoe2022 chromosome 1, Malgen_1.1, whole genome shotgun sequence genome, one interval contains:
- the LOC131437497 gene encoding uncharacterized protein K02A2.6-like codes for MAQFNMAATIEPYRKGSSFTEWVERLGYFFLMNDVKNENKKAHFITLSGPAVFSELKLLFPNNDLANVAYEDMISKLKSRFDKTESDIIQRFKFHNRLQMVDETAEDYVLAVKLQAEFCGFGDFKQAAVRDRIISGIRDKALQQRLLNEEKLTLESTEKLIATWEIAGTNAKTLGINSKEEQIASLIRTEKNPGFACRKLAAALDSANKIESNPSYNRVSVKSRLGGSPYNKNWKGSAWNKKVHFRPAEWRRGEEDQRTESRFCDFCGIRGHLKRKCFKLKNLRKESVKFVDSTGSDSLSKLMDKMKANDSDSDDEKDNSGDLECMHIFSIHNISNPCLVDLFIEGKSIKMEVDCGSSVTVMGKYQYFSIFTNKLKKSSKQLIVVNGAKLVIEGEATVRVVFKGKKAFLKLLIPDCDNVFTPLLGRPWLDVFFPEWRNFFSHSISVNNVSLDDSVKCAVVQSIKSKFANVFTKDFSTPIKGYEADLVLKEDVPIFKKAYDVPYRLREKVLDYLTKLENEKVITPIKQSEWASPVIVVMKKNNEIRLVIDCKVSINKCIIQNTYPLPVAQDLFAGLAGCKVFCALDLEGAYTQLSLSNRSRKFMVINTIKGLFTYNRLPQGASSSASIFQHVMDQVLKGLENVFCYLDDVLIAGTDMEDCIRKVYLVLDRLSEANIKVNLEKCKFFVAELGYLGHVISEMGLLPCPEKVLTIQKAKIPKNVTELKSFLGLINFYNKFIPHLSSKLYHLYNLLRNNVKFEWNDECSQAFEAGRKALLATKFLEFFDPKKPLVVVSDASGYGLGGVIAHLIDGIEKPICFTSFSLNNAQKSYPILHLEALALVCTIKKFHKYLYGQRFTVYTDHKPLVGIFGKEGKNSILVTRLQRYVLELSIYEFDIQYRQSAKMGNADFCSRFPLEQEVPRDLDTEFIRSVNFGKELPIDSAQIALETKNDSFLQNISKFMINGWPKRFDKSYVNVFSNQHDLGIIDGCLLYKDRMIIPHKLQSGILKLLHANHAGIVKMKQLARRYVFWFGINKDIESFVASCDACNGMVIVHKPKITSKWIPTTRPFSRIHIDFFHFLQNTFLLIVDSYSKWIEIEWMKKGTDSNKVLKKLVAFFARFGLPDVLVSDGGPPFNSYFFASFLERQGIKVFKSPPYNPTSNGQAERLVRTTKEVLKRFLLDQDVKDLDLEDQISFFLFNYRNCCSTLDGHFPAERIFSYAPKTLLDLLNPLKSYKKQLISHTYKDNLPKNNDDVGKPTNVVCPAKESTDPLDSLMVGDEVWYKNHNPHNQARWIKASYSKKYSHNVFQIFIGSVEIMAHRHQLRVVRASERNVRPNVVISTLVSDGSKGYAEDIVSEEEFCGFPEDDRVPGTKRKQHEAGICPTQQQLRRSKRVRRAKLDNRFEY; via the coding sequence ATGGCTCAGTTTAATATGGCCGCTACCATTGAACCTTATCGTAAGGGTTCGTCCTTTACTGAGTGGGTTGAGCGTcttggatatttttttttgatgaatgatgtgaaaaatgaaaataagaaagCCCATTTTATTACCCTAAGCGGTCCTGCTGTTTTCTCAGAGCTAAAATTACTCTTTCCCAACAACGATTTAGCTAATGTTGCTTATGAAGATATGATTAGTAAATTAAAATCGCGTTTCGACAAAACCGAATCAGACATAATTCAGCGATTCAAGTTTCATAATCGTTTGCAGATGGTTGACGAAACTGCTGAAGATTATGTTCTTGCGGTGAAGCTTCAAGCCGAATTTTGTGGGTTTGGGGACTTCAAGCAAGCGGCTGTTAGAGATAGAATTATATCTGGTATACGTGACAAGGCGTTACAGCAAAGATTACTCAATGAAGAGAAATTAACTCTTGAGTCTACTGAAAAATTGATTGCAACTTGGGAAATAGCAGGGACCAATGCAAAAACTCTTGGTATAAATTCAAAGGAAGAACAAATTGCATCGCTGATACGAACAGAAAAAAATCCAGGGTTCGCGTGTCGAAAATTGGCTGCTGCTTTAGATTCGGCCAATAAAATTGAAAGTAATCCTTCATACAatagagtttcagttaaaagtcGTTTGGGTGGTAGCCCATATAATAAAAACTGGAAAGGCTCTGCATGGAATAAGAAGGTACATTTCCGGCCAGCGGAGTGGAGAAGAGGAGAGGAAGATCAGCGAACGGAGAGCCGATTCTGCGATTTTTGTGGAATAAGAGGACATTTGAAACGCAAATGTTTCAAACTGAAGAATTTAAGGAAGGAATCGGTAAAATTCGTAGATTCTACAGGTTCGGATTCGTTAAGCAAACTGATGGACAAGATGAAAGCAAACGACTCGGACAGCGATGATGAAAAGGATAATTCAGGTGATTTAGAATGCATGCATATATTTTCTATTCACAATATAAGCAATCCATGTTtggttgatttatttattgagGGTAAAAGCATAAAAATGGAAGTAGATTGTGGGTCATCGGTTACGGTAATGGGTAAATACCAGTACTTTTCTATtttcacgaataaattgaaGAAATCGAGCAAGCAACTAATTGTTGTAAATGGTGCAAAGTTGGTAATTGAGGGTGAGGCGACGGTTAGAGTTGTATTTAAGGgaaaaaaagcttttttaaaATTACTGATACCGGATTGTGATAATGTTTTCACCCCATTATTAGGCCGGCCTTGGTTGGATGTATTTTTCCCAGaatggcgaaattttttctCTCACTCGATTTCTGTTAATAATGTTTCATTAGATGATAGTGTCAAGTGTGCGGTTGTACAAAGTATTAAAAGTAAATTTGCCAATGTTTTCACTAAAGATTTTTCTACTCCCATTAAAGGCTATGAAGCTGATTTAGTTCTAAAAGAAGATGtaccgatttttaaaaaggcTTACGACGTTCCCTATAGATTGAGGGAGAAAGTTTTAGATTATTTGACGAAGCTAGAAAATGAGAAAGTTATTACTcctataaagcaaagtgaatggGCATCTCCAGTAATAGTtgtcatgaaaaaaaataatgagatAAGGCTTGTAATTGACTGCAAGGTGTCAATTAACAAATGTATCATACAAAATACCTATCCTTTACCTGTTGCACAAGATTTATTTGCGGGGCTTGCAGGTTGCAAGGTTTTTTGTGCTTTGGACCTTGAGGGGGCATACACACAATTATCATTATCTAATCGGTCCCGCAAGTTTATGGTTATTAATACAATTAAAGGGTTATTTACATATAACAGGTTACCACAAGGGGCTTCCTCTAGTGCGTCAATATTCCAGCATGTTATGGATCAGGTTTTAAAGGGATTAGAAAATGTATTTTGTTACCTGGATGATGTTTTGATTGCAGGAACTGATATGGAGGATTGTATCAGGAAAGTGTATTTGGTACTGGACAGATTATCAGAAGCTAATATAAAagtaaatttagaaaaatgcaaattttttgTAGCGGAATTAGGTTACCTTGGGCATGTTATTAGTGAAATGGGACTTTTGCCTTGCCCAGAAAAAGTTTTGACAATTCAAAAGGCCAAAATACCCAAAAATGTGACAGAGTTGAAATCTTTTCTGGGTTTGATtaatttttataacaaattcatACCACATTTATCTTCAAAATTGTATCATTTATACAATCTTTTGAGAAACAACGTTAAATTTGAATGGAATGATGAATGCAGTCAAGCTTTTGAGGCTGGTAGGAAGGCTTTGCTGGCCACaaaatttttggagttttttgaCCCAAAAAAACCTTTGGTGGTAGTATCGGACGCTTCAGGTTATGGTCTAGGTGGAGTAATCGCTCATTTAATAGATGGAATAGAAAAGCCTATTTGTTTTAcgtctttttcattaaataatgCACAGAAATCCTACCCTATTTTACATCTGGAGGCTTTAGCTTTGGTGTGtaccataaaaaaatttcacaaatatTTGTATGGACAACGTTTTACAGTATACACAGACCATAAGCCTCTGGTTGGTATCTTTggtaaagaaggaaaaaattccATTCTTGTGACTAGATTACAGCGCTATGTCTTGGAACTTTCGATTTATGAATTTGATATACAGTACAGACAATCTGCAAAAATGGGGAACGCGGATTTCTGTTCGCGATTTCCTTTGGAACAAGAGGTTCCAAGAGATTTGGACACAGAATTTATAAGAAGCGTTAATTTCGGTAAGGAATTGCCAATTGATAGTGCTCAGATTGCATTGGAGACAAAAAATGATTCATTTCTGCAAAATATTTCCAAATTCATGATTAATGGTTGGCCAAAACGATTTGACAAAAGctatgttaacgttttttcaaaTCAACATGATTTGGGTATTATTGACGGGTGTTTGTTGTATAAAGACAGGATGATAATACCGCACAAATTACAAAGCggaattttgaaacttttacatGCCAACCATGCAGGGATTGTGAAAATGAAGCAATTGGCTAGACGATATGTTTTTTGGTTTGGGATTAATAAGGACATTGAAAGTTTTGTGGCTTCTTGTGATGCTTGTAATGGTATGGTGATAGTACATAAACCGAAGATAACATCTAAATGGATTCCAACGACGAGGCCGTTCAGTAGAATacacattgatttttttcattttttacaaaATACCTTTCTATTGATTGTGGACAGCTATTCTAAATGGATAGAAATAGAGTGGATGAAAAAGGGTACTGATAGtaataaagtattaaaaaaattGGTAGCATTTTTTGCTCGTTTTGGACTGCCGGATGTGTTGGTGTCTGATGGAGGTCCACCATTTAATTCTTATTTCTTTGCAAGCTTTTTGGAAAGGCAAGGAATTAAGGTATTTAAAAGCCCGCCTTACAACCCAACAAGCAATGGTCAGGCAGAAAGACTGGTTAGGACAACTAAGGAAGTTTTGAAAAGATTCTTATTGGATCAGGATGTTAAAGATTTAGACTTAGAAGATCAAATaagttttttcttattcaacTATAGAAATTGTTGTTCTACTTTGGATGGTCATTTTCCAGCTGAAAGAATCTTTTCTTACGCGCCTAAAACTTTACTTGATCTATTGAACCCAttgaaatcctacaaaaaacaaCTAATTAGCCATACTTATAAAGATAATTTGCCCAAAAATAATGATGACGTAGGCAAACCGACTAATGTCGTTTGTCCTGCAAAGGAGTCAACTGACCCTTTGGATAGTCTGATGGTGGGTGATGAAGTTTGGTATAAGAACCATAATCCTCACAATCAGGCTAGATGGATAAAAGCAtcatattcaaaaaaatattctcaCAATGTTTTTCAGATATTCATTGGAAGCGTCGAAATTATGGCGCATCGTCATCAACTTCGGGTTGTTAGAGCTAGCGAGCGAAATGTTCGGCCAAACGTGGTGATTTCCACTTTGGTTTCGGATGGATCTAAAGGATATGCGGAAGATATTGTCAGTGAGGAGGAATTTTGCGGATTCCCTGAGGACGATCGAGTTCCAGGAACTAAAAGGAAACAACATGAGGCAGGAATCTGCCCAACCCAACAGCAACTTCGACGATCGAAGCGAGTTCGAAGAGCAAAATTGGATAATCGTTTTGAATATTGA
- the LOC131437502 gene encoding DNA topoisomerase I, mitochondrial isoform X1, with protein sequence MSVEAESANSQDSKQLNGDRPNGVSNGHSAVGSTGGGGSGNGEERHKSHKSSSKDKHRDKDRDREKDKQRDKERDRDRDKHRDKDKERDKHKSSSSSKDKDREKDKSSSSSSKDKERDRHSSSHKSSKSDKDRDREKDKDKERSKDKERSKDKDREKDRDKERSKDKDREKDKERKDRDKEKDKSSSSSSKDKDRDKHKSSSSSSSSHRDKDRDREKDKHKSSSGSSRDKDKHSSSNSGKDKDRKDRDRGEKSSSSSKDKDKNRDRKDKIKEEPVEQQEPPAEIKIEKSQPFLNGLESNESFQDVKETKIDDPLDVSQASSCDYSMSQFREDETAFVIKEEAPDPDRDANNDNEEDDDAQEEPEELPLQIKQESDSEDDIPLSKRKKKDDDEEFDGGRTKKKIKTEKKDKKEKKKKRAYESESEPEEEEDDEEEYASKKQAKKAKLKKTAIKQEKKTKVKKEIKTEPESPTKGRKKKKEEEEHEVWKWWEEEKREDGVKWNHLEHKGPVFAPPYERLPENVKFEYDGKQMKLSQDAEEVAGFYARMLEHDYTSKGAFNDNFFKDWRKSMNSSERDKIKDLKKCNFRYMHRHFADLSEKNRNRTKEEKQKLKETNEALVKEYGICIIDGHKEKIGNFRIEPPGLFRGRGEHPKMGMVKRRVMPEDVIINCGKDSNWPKAPEGHRWKEVRHDNTVSWLASWTENVQGQVKYVMLNPSSKLKGEKDWQKYETARRLLKHIDKIRDTYRDEWKSKEMRIRQRAVALYFIDKLALRAGNEKDEDQADTVGCCSLRVEHIELHKEHNGKENVVVFDFLGKDSIRYYNEVEVEKRVFKNLELFKENKKPGDDLFDRLNTTVLNEHLRDLMEGLTAKVFRTFNASFTLQNQLAELTDPDMTVPEKLLAYNRANRAVAILCNHQRAVPKSHDKSMSNLKEKIRLKHESIENCEQELRDLGKRDKIARDKKQKMLDRLKEQLKKLELQETDRDENKTIALGTSKLNYLDPRISVAWCKKFDVPIEKIFNKTHRDKFRWAIDMADENYVF encoded by the exons ATGAGTGTCGAAGCGGAATCAGCCAATTCTCAG GACTCCAAGCAGCTGAACGGTGATCGTCCGAATGGTGTAAGCAATGGGCACTCGGCCGTTGGTTCGACCGGTGGCGGTGGGAGTGGCAATGGAGAGGAACGGCACAAAAGCCACAAGAGCTCCAGCAAGGACAAACATCGAGACAAAGATCGGGATCGGGAAAAGGACAAACAGCGCGATAAGGAGCGTGATCGGGACCGGGATAAACACCGGGACAAGGACAAGGAACGTGACAAACATAAAAGCAGTTCGTCGTCTAA GGACAAGGATCGCGAAAAGGACAAAtccagcagcagtagcagcaagGATAAGGAAAGAGATCGTCACAGTAGCTCCCACAAGAGTTCCAAAAGTGATAAGGATCGCGACCGGGAGAAGGACAAAGACAAGGAACGGTCCAAAGATAAAGAGCGATCGAAAGATAAGGACCGCGAGAAAGATCGCGACAAAGAACGGTCCAAAGATAAAGACCGCGAGAAGGACAAGGAAAGGAAGGATCGTGATAAAGAGAAGGATAAgtccagcagcagcagtagcaagGACAAGGATCGAGACAAGCATAAGAGCAGTTCgtcgtcctcttcgtcacatCGCGAcaaagaccgagatcgcgagaAAGACAAGCACAAAAGCAGCAGTGGCAGCAGTAGAGATAAGGACAAACATTCCAGTAGCAATAGTGGAAAGGACAAGGATCGCAAGGACCGCGATCGTGGCGAAAAAAGTTCATCATCCTCAAAGGATAAGGACAAGAATCGCGACAGGAAGGATAAAATCAAAGAGGAACCCGTTGAGCAGCAAGAGCCTCCTGCTGAAATAAAAATCGAAAAGTCCCAACCATTTTTAAATGGACTTGAGAGTAACGAATCTTTCCAGGATGTGAAGGAGACCAAAATAGACGACCCACTGGACGTTTCTCAAGCCAGCTCCTGCGATTACTCAATGTCGCAGTTCCGCGAGGATGAAACTGCATTCGTCATCAAAGAGGAAGCACCGGATCCCGATCGCGATGCTAACAATGACAACGAAGAGGACGACGATGCACAAGAGGAACCGGAGGAGCTACCGTTGCAGATCAAACAAGAATCCGATTCCGAGGACGATATTCCACTATCTAAGCGCAAAAAGAAGGATGATGACGAAGAATTCGACGGTGGTCgcacaaaaaagaaaataaagacTGAGAAAAAGGacaaaaaagagaaaaagaaGAAACGCGCATACGAATCCGAATCAGAGCCTGAAGAGGAAGAGGACGACGAAGAAGAGTACGCATCGAAGAAGCAAGCTAAAAAGGCTAAACTTAAGAAGACTGCCATTAAGCAGGAGAAGAAAACCAAG GTTAAGAAGGAGATAAAAACGGAACCTGAAAGTCCTACCAAAGGCCGTAAGAAGAAGAAGGAAGAGGAAGAGCATGAAGTCTGGAAATG GTGGGAAGAAGAAAAACGTGAAGATGGCGTCAAGTGGAACCATCTGGAACACAAAGGTCCAGTTTTTGCGCCACCGTACGAGCGGCTGCCGGAGAACGTTAAGTTCGAGTACGATGGCAAGCAAATGAAGCTGTCGCAAGATGCGGAAGAAGTCGCCGGATTCTACGCGCGCATGTTGGAGCACGATTACACCTCTAAAGGTGCATTCAACGATAACTTCTTCAAAGACTGGCGCAAATCGATGAACTCGTCGGAGCGGGACAAAATCAAAGATCTCAAGAAATGTAACTTCCGCTACATGCACCGCCACTTTGCCGATTTGTCCGAGAAGAATCGAAACCGGACCAAGGAGGAGAAACAAAAATTGAAGGAAACGAACGAAGCGCTGGTGAAGGAGTACGGAATTTGCATCATCGACGGGCACAAGGAAAAGATTGGTAATTTTCGCATTGAACCGCCGGGTTTGTTCCGTGGTCGCGGTGAACATCCGAAGATGGGAATGGTAAAGCGACGTGTCATGCCAGAGGATGTGATTATCAACTGCGGTAAGGACAGCAACTGGCCAAAAGCTCCCGAGGGCCACCGTTGGAAGGAAGTTCGCCACGACAACACTGTGTCATGGTTAGCCTCATGGACGGAAAATGTCCAAGGTCAGGTGAAATATGTCATGTTGAATCCTAGTTCCAAATTGAAGGGTGAAAAGGATTGGCAAAAGTATGAAACTGCCCGGCGTTTGCTGAAGcacatcgataaaattcgtgacACCTATCGTGATGAGTGGAAGAGCAAAGAGATGAGAATTAGACAGCGTGCCGTTGCGCTCTACTTTATCGATAAACTCGCGCTGAGAGCTGGCAACGAAAAGGACGAAGATCAGGCCGACACGGTCGGTTGCTGTTCACTTCGCGTTGAACACATCGAATTGCACAAAGAGCATAACGGGAAGGAGAATGTAGTTGTTTTCGATTTCCTCGGTAAAGATTCCATTCGTTACTACAACGAAGTTGAGGTGGAGAAACGTGTTTTCAAAAATCTCGAACTTTTCAAGGAGAACAAAAAACCTGGTGATGATTTGTTCGATCGACTGAATACAACCGTGCTGAATGAGCATTTAAGAGATTTGATGGAAG GACTTACGGCAAAAGTGTTCCGTACTTTCAACGCTTCTTTCACACTGCAGAATCAATTGGCCGAGCTGACCGATCCCGACATGACAGTCCCGGAGAAGCTTCTAGCTTACAACCGAGCGAATCGAGCCGTGGCCATACTGTGTAACCATCAAAGGGCCGTGCCGAAGTCACACGACAAAAGCATGTCCAATCTGAAGGAAAAAATTCGTCTCAAGCATGAATCAATTGAAAACTGCGAACAAGAATTGCGG GATCTGGGAAAACGGGACAAAATCGCTCGCGATAAGAAACAGAAGATGCTAGATCGTCTCAAGGAACAACTGAAGAAACTTGAGCTGCAAGAGACTGACCGAGACGAGAACAAAACGATCGCTCTGGGAACTTCCAAATTGAATTATCTCGATCCAAGGATCTCAGTTGCGTG GTGTAAAAAGTTCGACGTCCCCATCGAAAAAATCTTCAACAAAACACATCGCGACAAATTCCGGTGGGCAATCGACATGGCCGACGAAAACTACGTGTTCTAA
- the LOC131437502 gene encoding DNA topoisomerase 1 isoform X2 — MSRQFFTAFRNVHQRKLFDSYLRVITLKLYRTKAHLPKSIRWEEEKREDGVKWNHLEHKGPVFAPPYERLPENVKFEYDGKQMKLSQDAEEVAGFYARMLEHDYTSKGAFNDNFFKDWRKSMNSSERDKIKDLKKCNFRYMHRHFADLSEKNRNRTKEEKQKLKETNEALVKEYGICIIDGHKEKIGNFRIEPPGLFRGRGEHPKMGMVKRRVMPEDVIINCGKDSNWPKAPEGHRWKEVRHDNTVSWLASWTENVQGQVKYVMLNPSSKLKGEKDWQKYETARRLLKHIDKIRDTYRDEWKSKEMRIRQRAVALYFIDKLALRAGNEKDEDQADTVGCCSLRVEHIELHKEHNGKENVVVFDFLGKDSIRYYNEVEVEKRVFKNLELFKENKKPGDDLFDRLNTTVLNEHLRDLMEGLTAKVFRTFNASFTLQNQLAELTDPDMTVPEKLLAYNRANRAVAILCNHQRAVPKSHDKSMSNLKEKIRLKHESIENCEQELRDLGKRDKIARDKKQKMLDRLKEQLKKLELQETDRDENKTIALGTSKLNYLDPRISVAWCKKFDVPIEKIFNKTHRDKFRWAIDMADENYVF, encoded by the exons ATGAGTCGCCAATTTTTTACGGCTTTTCGAAATGTTCATCAGCGCAAGTTGTTTGACAGCTACCTTCGCGTGATCACACTTAAGTTGTATCGAACGAAAGCACATTTACCCAAATCAATTAG GTGGGAAGAAGAAAAACGTGAAGATGGCGTCAAGTGGAACCATCTGGAACACAAAGGTCCAGTTTTTGCGCCACCGTACGAGCGGCTGCCGGAGAACGTTAAGTTCGAGTACGATGGCAAGCAAATGAAGCTGTCGCAAGATGCGGAAGAAGTCGCCGGATTCTACGCGCGCATGTTGGAGCACGATTACACCTCTAAAGGTGCATTCAACGATAACTTCTTCAAAGACTGGCGCAAATCGATGAACTCGTCGGAGCGGGACAAAATCAAAGATCTCAAGAAATGTAACTTCCGCTACATGCACCGCCACTTTGCCGATTTGTCCGAGAAGAATCGAAACCGGACCAAGGAGGAGAAACAAAAATTGAAGGAAACGAACGAAGCGCTGGTGAAGGAGTACGGAATTTGCATCATCGACGGGCACAAGGAAAAGATTGGTAATTTTCGCATTGAACCGCCGGGTTTGTTCCGTGGTCGCGGTGAACATCCGAAGATGGGAATGGTAAAGCGACGTGTCATGCCAGAGGATGTGATTATCAACTGCGGTAAGGACAGCAACTGGCCAAAAGCTCCCGAGGGCCACCGTTGGAAGGAAGTTCGCCACGACAACACTGTGTCATGGTTAGCCTCATGGACGGAAAATGTCCAAGGTCAGGTGAAATATGTCATGTTGAATCCTAGTTCCAAATTGAAGGGTGAAAAGGATTGGCAAAAGTATGAAACTGCCCGGCGTTTGCTGAAGcacatcgataaaattcgtgacACCTATCGTGATGAGTGGAAGAGCAAAGAGATGAGAATTAGACAGCGTGCCGTTGCGCTCTACTTTATCGATAAACTCGCGCTGAGAGCTGGCAACGAAAAGGACGAAGATCAGGCCGACACGGTCGGTTGCTGTTCACTTCGCGTTGAACACATCGAATTGCACAAAGAGCATAACGGGAAGGAGAATGTAGTTGTTTTCGATTTCCTCGGTAAAGATTCCATTCGTTACTACAACGAAGTTGAGGTGGAGAAACGTGTTTTCAAAAATCTCGAACTTTTCAAGGAGAACAAAAAACCTGGTGATGATTTGTTCGATCGACTGAATACAACCGTGCTGAATGAGCATTTAAGAGATTTGATGGAAG GACTTACGGCAAAAGTGTTCCGTACTTTCAACGCTTCTTTCACACTGCAGAATCAATTGGCCGAGCTGACCGATCCCGACATGACAGTCCCGGAGAAGCTTCTAGCTTACAACCGAGCGAATCGAGCCGTGGCCATACTGTGTAACCATCAAAGGGCCGTGCCGAAGTCACACGACAAAAGCATGTCCAATCTGAAGGAAAAAATTCGTCTCAAGCATGAATCAATTGAAAACTGCGAACAAGAATTGCGG GATCTGGGAAAACGGGACAAAATCGCTCGCGATAAGAAACAGAAGATGCTAGATCGTCTCAAGGAACAACTGAAGAAACTTGAGCTGCAAGAGACTGACCGAGACGAGAACAAAACGATCGCTCTGGGAACTTCCAAATTGAATTATCTCGATCCAAGGATCTCAGTTGCGTG GTGTAAAAAGTTCGACGTCCCCATCGAAAAAATCTTCAACAAAACACATCGCGACAAATTCCGGTGGGCAATCGACATGGCCGACGAAAACTACGTGTTCTAA